A region from the Toxotes jaculatrix isolate fToxJac2 chromosome 2, fToxJac2.pri, whole genome shotgun sequence genome encodes:
- the her3 gene encoding hairy-related 3 — MVATTDCVEKSKPIAGHKVSKPLMEKKRRARINKCLDQLKTLLESYYSSNIRKRKLEKADILELTVKHLRNLQKIQTCTAAASEFSDYQTGFRSCLANVNQYLVMADTLNGGDRWMLSQLSSKLCRSLERGEVSSTMDSGLGQAEVRDEARRLLPPTAGPEERKTARSKVPKPHSASTSRFLPCEDARQSPRTKQAVTVAAATQNSLEKSFSPKKCHSVSHRNEAANTQHNVWRPW, encoded by the exons ATGGTGGCGACAACAGACTGCGTAGAAAAGTCAAAACCCATTGCTGGACACAAG gtATCTAAACCActcatggaaaagaaaagaagagctCGCATAAACAAGTGTTTGGACCAGTTAAAAACTCTTCTGGAAAGCTACTACAGCAGCAAT ATTCGAAAGCGCAAACTGGAAAAGGCCGACATCTTGGAGCTCACTGTGAAACATCTGAGGAACCTCCAAAAGATCCAGACCT gcactgcagctgcttcagagTTTTCCGATTACCAGACTGGCTTCCGTAGTTGTTTGGCAAACGTCAACCAGTACTTGGTCATGGCAGACACCTTGAATGGGGGCGACCGTTGGATGTTATCGCAGCTTTCCAGTAAACTCTGCCGCTCTTTGGAAAGAGGGGAAGTCtccagcaccatggacagcggCCTGGGCCAAGCTGAGGTACGGGACGAAGCGCGGAGACTTCTTCCACCGACGGCTGGacctgaggagagaaaaacggCCAGATCTAAAGTACCGAAACCCCACAGTGCAAGCACGTCTCGTTTTCTACCGTGTGAAGACGCACGGCAGTCGCCTAGAACCAAACAGGCTGTCACTGTTGCGGCGGCCACACAAAACAGTCTTGAAAAAAGTTTCAGTCCCAAGAAGTGTCACTCTGTCAGTCACAGGAATGAAGCTGCAAACACTCAGCACAACGTCTGGAGGCCTTGGTAG